The following are from one region of the Escherichia sp. E4742 genome:
- the thpR gene encoding RNA 2',3'-cyclic phosphodiesterase: protein MSEPQRLFFAIDLPAEIREQIIHWRAAQFPPEAGRPVAAENLHLTLAFLGEVSAEKEKALSLLAGRIRQSGFTLTLDDAGQWLRSRVVWLGMRQPPRGLIQLANMLRSQAARSGCFQSNRPFHPHITLLRDASEAVTIPPPGFNWSYTVTEFTLYASSFARGRTRYTPLKRWTLTQ from the coding sequence ATGTCTGAACCGCAACGGCTGTTCTTTGCCATCGACTTACCCGCAGAAATTCGCGAACAGATTATCCACTGGCGCGCCGCACAGTTTCCGCCAGAAGCGGGGCGTCCGGTTGCCGCTGAAAATTTGCATCTGACGCTGGCGTTTTTAGGCGAAGTGAGCGCAGAGAAAGAGAAGGCGCTTTCTCTTTTAGCCGGGCGAATTCGTCAATCGGGCTTCACTCTGACGCTTGATGACGCCGGTCAGTGGCTGCGTTCGCGCGTGGTGTGGTTAGGGATGCGCCAGCCACCGCGCGGCTTAATCCAGTTAGCAAATATGCTCCGTTCGCAGGCCGCTCGCAGTGGTTGTTTTCAAAGCAATCGACCGTTTCATCCGCATATCACCTTATTGCGCGACGCCAGCGAGGCGGTGACAATCCCGCCGCCAGGTTTTAACTGGTCATATACGGTGACGGAGTTTACTCTCTACGCCTCCTCGTTTGCCCGTGGGCGCACACGCTACACGCCGCTAAAACGCTGGACTCTGACGCAATAA
- the gluQRS gene encoding tRNA glutamyl-Q(34) synthetase GluQRS, whose product MTDTHYIGRFAPSPSGELHFGSLIAALGSYLQARARQGRWLVRIEDIDPPREVPGAAETILRQLEHYGLHWDGDVLWQSQRHDAYREALAWLRGQGLSYYCTCTRARIHSIGGIYDGHCRELHHGPENAAVRIRQQHPVIQFTDQLRGMIHADEELAREDFIIHRRDGLFAYNLAVVVDDHFQGVTEIVRGADLIEPTVRQISLYQLFGWQVPDYIHLPLALNAQGAKLSKQNHAPALPKGDPRPVLIAALQFLGQQAETHWQDFSVEQILQSAVKNWTLTAVPESAIVNSTFSNASC is encoded by the coding sequence ATGACAGACACACACTATATTGGTCGCTTCGCCCCCTCTCCTTCCGGCGAACTTCATTTTGGCTCTCTGATCGCCGCGCTTGGCAGCTATCTACAGGCACGCGCCCGGCAAGGTCGCTGGCTGGTACGCATTGAAGATATCGACCCGCCTCGTGAAGTTCCCGGTGCCGCAGAGACTATCCTGCGCCAGCTGGAACATTACGGTCTGCACTGGGACGGCGATGTTCTCTGGCAATCGCAACGTCACGACGCCTATCGTGAAGCACTCGCCTGGTTACGTGGGCAAGGGCTAAGTTATTACTGCACCTGTACACGTGCACGTATTCACAGCATTGGCGGTATTTACGACGGTCATTGCCGTGAATTACATCATGGCCCAGAAAACGCAGCAGTACGCATCCGCCAGCAGCATCCGGTCATCCAGTTTACCGATCAGTTGCGCGGTATGATTCACGCCGACGAAGAACTGGCGCGGGAAGATTTTATTATTCATCGCCGTGATGGCTTGTTCGCCTATAACCTGGCGGTGGTGGTTGACGATCACTTCCAGGGCGTGACAGAAATTGTCCGTGGAGCAGATTTGATTGAACCGACGGTGCGACAAATCTCGCTGTACCAGCTTTTTGGCTGGCAGGTGCCAGATTACATTCATTTGCCGCTGGCGCTTAACGCACAAGGCGCTAAACTTTCCAAGCAGAATCATGCGCCTGCGTTGCCGAAAGGCGATCCGCGCCCGGTGTTAATCGCGGCACTTCAATTTCTGGGTCAGCAGGCAGAAACACACTGGCAGGATTTCAGCGTCGAGCAAATCCTTCAGTCAGCCGTCAAAAACTGGACGCTGACCGCCGTGCCAGAGTCGGCAATTGTAAATTCAACATTCTCAAATGCGTCATGCTGA
- the dksA gene encoding RNA polymerase-binding protein DksA — MQEGQNRKTSSLSILAIAGVEPYQEKPGEEYMNEAQLAHFRRILEAWRNQLRDEVDRTVTHMQDEAANFPDPVDRAAQEEEFSLELRNRDRERKLIKKIEKTLKKVEDEDFGYCESCGVEIGIRRLEARPTADLCIDCKTLAEIREKQMAG, encoded by the coding sequence ATGCAAGAAGGGCAAAACCGTAAAACATCGTCCCTGAGTATTCTCGCCATCGCTGGGGTGGAGCCATATCAGGAGAAGCCGGGCGAAGAGTATATGAACGAAGCCCAGCTGGCGCACTTCCGTCGTATTCTGGAAGCATGGCGTAATCAACTCAGGGATGAAGTCGATCGCACCGTTACACATATGCAGGATGAAGCAGCCAACTTCCCGGACCCGGTAGACCGTGCAGCCCAGGAAGAAGAGTTCAGCCTCGAACTGCGTAACCGCGATCGCGAGCGTAAGCTGATCAAAAAGATCGAGAAGACGCTGAAAAAAGTGGAAGACGAAGATTTCGGCTACTGCGAATCCTGCGGTGTTGAAATTGGTATTCGTCGTCTGGAAGCGCGCCCGACAGCCGATCTGTGCATCGACTGCAAAACGCTGGCTGAAATTCGCGAAAAACAGATGGCTGGCTAA
- the mrcB gene encoding bifunctional glycosyl transferase/transpeptidase: MAGNDREPIGRKGKPTRPVKQKVSRRRYEDDDDYDDYDDYEDEEPMPRKGKGKGKGRKPRGKRGWLWLLLKLAIVFAVLIAIYGVYLDQKIRSRIDGKVWQLPAAVYGRMVNLEPDMTISKNEMVKLLEATQYRQVSKMTRPGEFTVQANSIEMIRRPFDFPDSKEGQVRARLTFDGDHLATIVNMENNRQFGFFRLDPRLITMISSPNGEQRLFVPRSGFPDLLVDTLLATEDRHFYEHDGISLYSIGRAVLANLTAGRTVQGASTLTQQLVKNLFLSSERSYWRKANEAYMALIMDARYSKDRILELYMNEVYLGQSGDNEIRGFPLASLYYFGRPVEELSLDQQALLVGMVKGASIYNPWRNPKLALERRNLVLRLLQQQQIIDGELYEMLSARPLGVQPRGGVISPQPAFMQLVRQELQAKLGDKVKDLSGVKIFTTFDSVAQDAAEKAAVEGIPALKKQRKLSDLETAIVVVDRFSGEVRAMVGGSEPQFAGYNRAMQARRSIGSLAKPATYLTALSQPKIYRLNTWIADAPIALRQPNGQVWSPQNDDRRYSESGRVMLVDALTRSMNVPTVNLGMALGLPAVTDTWIKLGVPKDQLNPVPAMLLGALNLTPIEVAQAFQTIASGGNRAPLSALRSVIAEDGKVLYQSFPQAERAVPAQAAYLTLWTMQQVVQRGTGRQLGAKYPNLHLAGKTGTTNNNVDTWFAGIDGSTVTITWVGRDNNQPTKLYGASGAMSIYQRYLANQTPTPLNLVPPEDIVDMGVDYDGNFVCSGGMRTLPVWTSDPQSLCQQSEVQQQPSGNPFDQSSQPQQQPAQQQQKDSDGVAGWIKDMFGSN; encoded by the coding sequence ATGGCCGGGAATGACCGCGAGCCAATTGGACGCAAAGGGAAACCGACGCGTCCAGTCAAACAAAAGGTAAGCCGTCGTCGTTACGAAGACGACGATGATTACGACGATTATGATGACTATGAGGACGAAGAACCGATGCCGCGCAAAGGAAAGGGCAAAGGAAAAGGGCGTAAGCCTCGTGGCAAACGCGGCTGGTTATGGCTGCTGCTAAAACTGGCTATTGTTTTTGCCGTGCTGATCGCCATTTACGGCGTCTATCTGGATCAAAAAATCCGTAGCCGTATTGATGGCAAAGTCTGGCAGTTGCCCGCGGCGGTCTATGGCCGAATGGTTAACCTTGAGCCAGATATGACCATCAGCAAAAACGAGATGGTGAAACTGCTGGAGGCGACCCAGTATCGTCAGGTGTCGAAGATGACCCGTCCTGGCGAATTTACCGTGCAGGCCAACAGCATTGAGATGATCCGCCGTCCGTTTGATTTCCCGGACAGTAAAGAAGGGCAGGTGCGTGCGCGTCTGACTTTTGATGGCGATCATCTGGCGACCATCGTCAATATGGAGAACAACCGTCAGTTCGGTTTCTTCCGTCTTGATCCGCGCCTGATAACCATGATCTCCTCGCCAAACGGCGAGCAGCGTCTGTTTGTGCCGCGCAGTGGATTCCCGGACCTGCTGGTAGATACTTTGCTGGCGACAGAAGACCGTCATTTCTACGAGCATGATGGGATCAGTCTCTACTCTATCGGACGTGCGGTGCTGGCAAACCTGACCGCCGGACGCACGGTGCAGGGGGCGAGTACGCTGACGCAACAGTTAGTGAAAAACCTGTTCCTCTCCAGCGAACGTTCTTACTGGCGTAAAGCGAACGAAGCCTATATGGCGTTGATCATGGATGCACGTTACAGCAAAGATCGCATTCTTGAGCTGTATATGAACGAGGTGTATCTCGGTCAGAGCGGCGACAACGAAATTCGTGGCTTCCCGCTGGCGAGCCTGTACTACTTTGGTCGCCCGGTAGAAGAGTTAAGCCTTGACCAGCAGGCGCTGTTAGTTGGCATGGTGAAAGGTGCGTCGATCTACAACCCGTGGCGTAATCCGAAACTGGCGCTGGAGCGACGTAACCTGGTGCTGCGTTTGCTGCAACAACAGCAGATTATCGACGGCGAACTGTATGAAATGCTGAGTGCGCGACCGCTGGGCGTACAGCCACGCGGCGGAGTAATCTCTCCTCAGCCAGCCTTTATGCAGCTGGTGCGTCAGGAGTTGCAGGCGAAATTGGGCGATAAGGTGAAAGATCTCTCTGGTGTGAAGATCTTCACTACTTTTGACTCAGTGGCCCAGGATGCGGCAGAAAAAGCTGCCGTAGAAGGCATTCCTGCTCTGAAGAAACAGCGTAAGTTGAGCGATCTGGAAACGGCGATTGTCGTCGTTGATCGCTTTAGTGGCGAAGTCCGTGCGATGGTCGGTGGTTCGGAACCGCAGTTTGCGGGTTATAACCGTGCGATGCAGGCACGTCGTTCGATTGGTTCACTGGCAAAACCAGCGACTTATCTTACGGCGTTAAGCCAGCCGAAAATCTATCGTCTGAACACGTGGATTGCCGATGCGCCAATCGCGCTGCGTCAGCCGAACGGTCAGGTCTGGTCACCGCAGAACGATGATCGTCGCTATAGCGAAAGCGGTAGAGTGATGCTGGTGGATGCGTTGACCCGTTCGATGAACGTGCCGACGGTGAATCTGGGGATGGCGCTGGGGCTGCCTGCGGTTACGGATACCTGGATCAAACTGGGCGTGCCGAAAGACCAGTTGAATCCAGTTCCGGCAATGTTGCTGGGAGCGCTGAACTTAACGCCAATCGAAGTGGCGCAGGCGTTCCAGACTATCGCCAGCGGCGGTAACCGCGCGCCGCTTTCTGCACTGCGTTCGGTAATCGCGGAAGATGGTAAGGTGCTGTATCAGAGCTTCCCGCAGGCGGAACGCGCAGTTCCGGCGCAGGCGGCGTATCTGACGCTGTGGACCATGCAGCAAGTGGTGCAACGTGGTACAGGGCGTCAGCTTGGGGCGAAATATCCGAACCTGCATCTGGCAGGGAAAACGGGTACTACCAACAACAACGTTGATACCTGGTTTGCGGGCATTGACGGCAGCACGGTGACCATCACCTGGGTAGGCCGCGATAACAACCAGCCGACTAAGCTGTACGGTGCCAGCGGGGCGATGTCGATTTACCAGCGTTATCTGGCTAATCAGACACCAACGCCGCTGAATCTTGTACCGCCGGAAGATATCGTGGATATGGGCGTGGATTACGACGGTAACTTTGTTTGCAGCGGTGGTATGCGTACTTTGCCGGTCTGGACCAGCGATCCGCAATCGCTGTGCCAGCAGAGTGAGGTACAGCAGCAGCCGTCAGGCAATCCATTTGATCAGTCTTCACAGCCGCAACAGCAACCTGCTCAACAGCAGCAGAAAGACAGCGACGGCGTGGCAGGCTGGATCAAGGATATGTTTGGTAGTAATTAA
- a CDS encoding fimbrial protein: MSKKLGFALSGLMLAMVAGSASALDGGQLNISGLVVDNTCETRVDGGNKDGLVLLQTATVGEITAGVLETTVGAKAKPFSITVDCSKANPVPGTKADMTFGSVFFGNSKGTLNNDMSISTPSVGVNIALHNIKGSTIKQVKINNPGDVYQEDLDGTTKSATFDFKASYVREDASTPATAGYVKTNTAYTITYQ, from the coding sequence ATGTCTAAAAAATTAGGTTTTGCCCTCTCCGGTCTTATGCTGGCAATGGTCGCAGGTTCTGCTTCTGCTCTCGATGGTGGTCAGTTAAACATCAGCGGCCTGGTAGTAGATAATACCTGTGAAACGCGTGTGGATGGCGGCAATAAAGATGGTCTGGTACTGCTGCAAACTGCTACCGTTGGCGAAATCACTGCAGGTGTACTGGAAACAACTGTAGGCGCTAAAGCTAAACCGTTCAGCATTACTGTTGACTGCAGCAAAGCTAACCCAGTACCAGGAACGAAAGCGGATATGACCTTTGGATCTGTCTTCTTTGGTAACAGCAAAGGTACGCTGAATAACGATATGTCCATTTCTACCCCATCTGTAGGTGTGAACATCGCGCTGCACAACATTAAAGGTTCTACTATTAAACAAGTTAAAATCAATAATCCGGGTGACGTCTATCAAGAAGATCTGGATGGCACCACTAAATCAGCAACTTTTGATTTTAAAGCCTCTTACGTTCGTGAAGATGCAAGCACCCCTGCTACCGCTGGTTATGTAAAAACCAACACGGCATATACCATTACTTACCAGTAA
- the folK gene encoding 2-amino-4-hydroxy-6-hydroxymethyldihydropteridine diphosphokinase, producing MTVAYIAIGSNLASPLEQVNAAVKALGDIPESRILAISSFYRTPPLGPQDQPDYLNAAVALETALAPEELLNHTQRIELQQGRVRKAERWGPRTLDLDIMLFGNEVINTERLTVPHYDMKNRGFMLWPLFEIAPELVFPDGESLLNLLNTQKFGKLNKW from the coding sequence ATGACAGTGGCGTATATTGCCATAGGCAGCAATCTGGCCTCTCCGCTGGAGCAGGTCAATGCTGCCGTAAAAGCATTAGGCGACATTCCCGAAAGCCGCATTCTCGCCATTTCTTCGTTCTATCGCACTCCGCCGCTGGGTCCGCAGGATCAACCTGATTACCTGAACGCTGCTGTGGCGCTGGAAACGGCTCTCGCACCTGAAGAGTTACTCAATCACACACAGCGTATTGAATTGCAGCAAGGTCGCGTCCGTAAAGCTGAACGCTGGGGGCCGCGCACGCTGGATCTCGACATCATGCTGTTTGGTAATGAAGTGATAAATACTGAACGCCTGACCGTTCCGCACTACGATATGAAGAATCGTGGCTTTATGCTGTGGCCGCTGTTTGAGATCGCGCCGGAACTGGTGTTTCCTGATGGGGAGTCGTTACTTAATCTTTTAAATACGCAAAAATTTGGCAAATTAAATAAGTGGTAA
- the sfsA gene encoding DNA/RNA nuclease SfsA: MKFSPPLQRATLVQRYKRFLADVITPDGRELTLHCPNTGAMTGCATPGDTVWYSTSDNTKRKYPHTWELTQSQSGAFICVNTLWANRLTKEAILNGDISELSGYSSLKSEVKYGAERSRIDFMLQARFRPDCYIEVKSVTLAENEQGYFPDAVTERGQKHLRELMSVAAEGQRAVIFFAVLHSAITRFSPARHIDEKYAQLLSEAQQKGVEILAYKAELSAEGMALKKSLPVTL; the protein is encoded by the coding sequence ATGAAATTTTCACCCCCTCTACAACGCGCCACGCTGGTTCAGCGTTATAAACGCTTTTTAGCCGATGTGATCACACCTGATGGTCGTGAATTGACGCTACACTGCCCCAACACTGGCGCGATGACCGGTTGTGCAACGCCTGGCGATACCGTCTGGTATTCGACTTCCGACAACACAAAACGGAAATATCCGCACACCTGGGAATTGACCCAAAGCCAAAGCGGTGCATTTATTTGCGTCAATACACTTTGGGCAAACAGGTTGACGAAAGAGGCTATCCTCAATGGGGATATTTCGGAACTGTCAGGCTATAGCTCGCTGAAAAGCGAAGTAAAATACGGCGCCGAGCGCAGTCGTATTGACTTCATGTTACAGGCGAGGTTTCGACCTGACTGCTATATTGAAGTGAAATCAGTTACGTTAGCGGAAAATGAACAGGGATACTTTCCCGATGCAGTCACTGAACGAGGTCAGAAACATCTTCGGGAGTTGATGAGCGTAGCAGCTGAAGGTCAGCGTGCAGTGATTTTTTTCGCCGTGCTGCATTCAGCCATTACACGGTTTTCACCCGCGCGCCACATCGATGAGAAATACGCGCAACTATTGTCAGAGGCTCAACAAAAGGGGGTGGAAATTCTGGCTTATAAAGCGGAACTTTCTGCTGAAGGTATGGCTCTTAAAAAATCACTGCCTGTTACATTGTAG
- the hrpB gene encoding ATP-dependent helicase HrpB encodes MSSLPVAAVLPELLAALDTAPQVLLSAPTGAGKSTWLPLQLLAHPDINGKIILLEPRRLAARNVAQRLAELLNEKPGDTVGYRMRAQNCVGPNTRLEVVTEGVLTRMIQRDPELSGVGMVILDEFHERSLQADLALALLLDVQQGLRDDLKLLIMSATLDNDRLQQMLPEAPVVVSEGRSYPVERRYLPLPAHQRFDEAVAAATAELLRQETGSLLLFLPGVGEIQRVQEQLASRIGSDVLLCPLYGALSLNDQRKAILPAPQGMRKVVLATNIAETSLTIEGIRLVVDCAQERVARFDPRTGLTRLITQRVSQASMTQRAGRAGRLEPGICLHLIAKEQAERAAAQSEPEILQSDLSGLLMELLQWGCSDPAQMNWLDHPPAVNLQAAKRLLQMLGALDGERLSAQGQKMAALGNDPRLAAMLVNAKSDDEAATAAKIAAILEEPPRMGNCDLGVAFSRNQPAWQQRSQQLLKRLNVRGGEADSSLIAPLLAQAFADRIARRRGQDGRYQLANSMGAMLDADDALNRHEWLVAPLLLQGSASPDARILLALPVDIDELVHRCPQLLRQSDTVEWDDAQGTLKAWRRLQIGQLTVKVQPLAKPSEDELHHAMLNGIRDKGLSVLNWTPEAEQLRLRLLCATKWLPEYDWPAMDEASLLASLETWLLPHMSGVHSLRGLKSLDVYQALRGLLDWGMQQRLDSELPAHYTVPTGSRIAIRYHEDNPPALAVRMQEMFGEATNPTIAQGRVPLVLELLSPAQRPLQITRDLGAFWKGAYREVQKEMKGRYPKHVWPDDPANTAPTRRTKKYS; translated from the coding sequence GTGTCGTCGTTGCCCGTTGCTGCCGTCTTACCTGAATTACTTGCTGCTCTCGATACCGCACCGCAGGTGTTATTAAGCGCGCCGACCGGAGCCGGGAAATCGACCTGGCTGCCGCTGCAACTGCTGGCGCATCCAGACATTAACGGGAAAATTATCCTGCTGGAGCCACGGCGTCTGGCGGCACGTAACGTCGCGCAACGCCTGGCGGAGCTGCTGAACGAAAAGCCTGGCGACACGGTTGGCTACCGGATGCGTGCGCAAAACTGCGTCGGGCCGAATACTCGTCTGGAAGTGGTCACCGAAGGCGTACTGACGCGCATGATCCAACGAGATCCAGAACTGAGCGGCGTCGGTATGGTGATCCTCGATGAATTTCATGAACGCAGTTTGCAGGCGGATTTGGCGCTGGCGTTGTTACTCGATGTGCAACAAGGTCTGCGCGATGACTTAAAGCTGCTGATTATGTCGGCCACGCTGGATAACGACCGCTTACAGCAGATGCTGCCAGAAGCGCCGGTTGTTGTTTCCGAAGGGCGCTCGTATCCGGTGGAACGCCGCTATTTGCCGTTGCCTGCGCACCAACGCTTTGACGAAGCAGTAGCTGCCGCTACCGCCGAATTGCTGCGCCAGGAAACTGGGTCATTACTGTTATTTTTACCTGGCGTCGGAGAAATTCAGCGCGTGCAGGAACAATTGGCGTCACGCATCGGCAGTGATGTGTTGCTCTGCCCACTGTATGGGGCGTTGTCGCTGAACGATCAGCGAAAAGCTATCCTCCCTGCGCCGCAAGGAATGCGCAAAGTGGTGCTGGCGACCAACATCGCTGAAACCAGTCTAACCATCGAAGGTATCCGTCTGGTGGTGGATTGCGCCCAGGAAAGGGTTGCGCGCTTTGATCCGCGTACGGGTCTTACTCGGTTGATCACTCAGCGCGTTAGTCAGGCGTCGATGACACAACGTGCCGGGCGCGCCGGGCGTCTGGAGCCAGGTATTTGCCTGCATTTAATCGCTAAAGAGCAGGCGGAACGCGCCGCAGCGCAAAGTGAACCGGAGATCTTACAAAGCGATCTCTCCGGTTTGTTGATGGAATTACTGCAATGGGGATGTAGCGATCCGGCACAGATGAACTGGCTGGATCACCCGCCAGCGGTGAATCTACAGGCGGCGAAACGTCTGTTACAAATGCTGGGGGCGCTGGATGGTGAACGGCTTAGTGCGCAAGGGCAAAAAATGGCGGCGCTGGGTAACGATCCGCGTTTAGCGGCAATGCTGGTGAACGCGAAGAGTGACGATGAAGCGGCTACCGCTGCAAAAATTGCCGCCATTCTCGAAGAACCGCCACGGATGGGTAATTGCGATCTTGGAGTGGCGTTTTCGCGCAATCAACCAGCCTGGCAGCAACGTAGTCAGCAACTGTTGAAACGCTTAAACGTCCGCGGCGGTGAGGCTGACAGTTCGCTTATCGCGCCGTTGCTTGCTCAGGCATTTGCCGATCGTATTGCCCGTCGCCGTGGTCAGGATGGTCGCTATCAACTGGCGAACAGCATGGGGGCGATGCTGGATGCTGACGACGCGTTAAACCGCCATGAATGGCTGGTAGCACCGTTATTATTGCAGGGCAGTGCCTCGCCGGATGCGAGAATTTTACTGGCGCTACCGGTCGATATTGATGAGTTAGTACATCGCTGCCCGCAGCTATTACGGCAGTCTGACACCGTAGAATGGGATGATGCGCAAGGCACGCTGAAGGCCTGGCGTCGGTTGCAGATTGGTCAGCTCACAGTAAAAGTACAGCCGCTGGCGAAACCGTCGGAAGATGAATTACATCATGCAATGCTTAATGGTATTCGCGATAAAGGTCTAAGCGTACTTAACTGGACGCCGGAAGCGGAACAACTACGCTTGCGTTTGCTGTGTGCCACAAAGTGGTTGCCTGAATATGACTGGCCAGCAATGGATGAAGCGAGCTTGCTGGCATCGCTGGAAACGTGGCTATTGCCACATATGAGCGGTGTACATTCGCTACGTGGCCTGAAATCTCTTGATGTTTATCAGGCGCTACGCGGATTACTTGATTGGGGAATGCAGCAACGTCTGGATAGTGAATTGCCTGCGCATTACACTGTGCCGACGGGAAGTCGGATCGCCATTCGTTATCATGAAGATAACCCACCTGCGCTGGCAGTAAGAATGCAGGAGATGTTTGGCGAAGCCACCAATCCGACAATCGCCCAGGGGCGTGTGCCGTTGGTGCTGGAGTTACTTTCACCCGCTCAAAGGCCGCTGCAAATCACGCGTGATTTGGGGGCCTTCTGGAAAGGGGCGTATCGTGAGGTGCAAAAAGAGATGAAAGGGCGTTATCCCAAACACGTCTGGCCGGACGACCCGGCGAATACCGCACCAACGCGACGGACGAAAAAGTATTCGTGA
- the pcnB gene encoding polynucleotide adenylyltransferase PcnB: MFTRVANFCRKVLSREESEAEQAAARPQVTVIPREQHAISRKDISENALKVMYRLNKAGYEAWLVGGGVRDLLLGKKPKDFDVTTNATPEQVRKLFRNCRLVGRRFRLAHVMFGPEIIEVATFRGHHEGNVSDRTTSQRGQNGMLLRDNIFGSIEEDAQRRDFTINSLYYSVADFTVRDYVGGMKDLKDGVIRLIGNPETRYREDPVRMLRAVRFAAKLGMRISPETAEPIPRLATLLNDIPPARLFEESLKLLQAGYGYETYKLLCEYHLFQPLFPTITRYFTENGDSPMERIIEQVLKNTDTRIHNDMRVNPAFLFAAMFWYPLLETAQKIAQESGLTYHDAFALAMNDVLDEACRSLAIPKRLTTLTRDIWQLQLRMSRRQGKRAWKLLEHPKFRAAYDLLALRAEVEHNAELQRLVKWWGEFQVSAPPDQKGMLNELDEEPAQRRRTRRPRKRAPRREGTA, translated from the coding sequence ATTTTTACCCGAGTCGCTAATTTTTGCCGCAAGGTGCTAAGCCGCGAGGAAAGCGAGGCTGAACAGGCTGCCGCCCGTCCCCAGGTGACGGTAATCCCGCGTGAGCAACATGCTATCTCCCGCAAAGATATCAGTGAAAATGCCCTGAAGGTAATGTACAGGCTCAATAAAGCGGGGTATGAGGCCTGGCTGGTTGGCGGCGGCGTGCGCGACCTGTTACTTGGCAAAAAGCCGAAAGATTTCGACGTGACCACCAACGCCACGCCTGAGCAGGTACGCAAACTATTCCGTAACTGCCGCCTGGTGGGTCGCCGTTTCCGTCTGGCGCACGTGATGTTTGGCCCGGAGATTATCGAAGTCGCAACCTTCCGTGGACACCACGAAGGTAACGTCAGCGACCGTACGACCTCCCAACGCGGGCAAAACGGCATGTTGCTACGCGACAACATTTTCGGTTCCATCGAAGAAGACGCCCAGCGCCGCGATTTCACTATCAACAGTCTTTATTACAGCGTCGCAGATTTTACCGTCCGCGATTACGTTGGTGGTATGAAGGATCTGAAAGACGGCGTTATCCGTCTGATTGGTAACCCGGAAACGCGCTACCGTGAAGATCCGGTACGGATGCTGCGCGCGGTACGTTTTGCCGCCAAACTGGGGATGCGCATCAGCCCGGAAACCGCAGAACCGATCCCCCGCCTCGCTACCCTACTGAACGATATTCCTCCGGCGCGCCTGTTTGAAGAGTCTCTTAAACTGCTACAAGCGGGCTACGGTTACGAAACCTATAAACTGCTGTGTGAATACCATCTGTTCCAGCCGCTGTTCCCGACCATTACCCGTTACTTCACGGAAAATGGCGACAGTCCAATGGAGCGCATTATTGAGCAGGTACTGAAGAACACCGATACGCGTATCCATAACGATATGCGCGTGAACCCGGCGTTCCTGTTTGCCGCCATGTTCTGGTATCCGCTGCTGGAAACAGCACAGAAGATAGCCCAGGAAAGCGGCCTGACCTATCACGACGCTTTCGCACTGGCGATGAACGACGTGCTGGACGAAGCCTGCCGTTCACTGGCGATCCCGAAACGTCTGACAACTTTAACCCGCGATATCTGGCAGTTGCAGTTGCGCATGTCCCGTCGTCAGGGTAAACGTGCATGGAAACTGCTGGAGCATCCTAAGTTCCGTGCAGCTTACGACCTGTTGGCCTTGCGAGCCGAAGTTGAGCATAACGCAGAGCTGCAACGTCTGGTGAAATGGTGGGGTGAGTTCCAGGTTTCCGCGCCGCCAGACCAAAAAGGGATGCTTAACGAACTGGATGAAGAACCAGCACAGCGTCGTCGTACTCGTCGCCCACGCAAACGCGCGCCGCGTCGTGAGGGCACCGCATGA
- a CDS encoding fimbrial chaperone, with amino-acid sequence MFLNTKYTAALCITSCIALCAPAMADIVISGTRVIYKSDQKSVNVRLENKGNNPLLVQSWLDTGNDNAEPGSISVPFTATPPVSRIDAKRGQTIKLMYTASTVLPKDRESVFWFNVLEVPPKPDATKVANQSLLQLAFRTRIKLFYRPEGLNGNPSEAPLALKWSWATAGSQTALRVSNPTPYHVSFSSGDLEANGKRYPLDVKMIAPFSNDVIKVNGMSGKSNSAKVHYYAINDFGGAIEGEARL; translated from the coding sequence ATGTTTTTAAATACCAAATATACAGCAGCATTATGTATCACGTCCTGTATAGCTTTATGCGCACCCGCTATGGCAGATATCGTCATTTCTGGTACGCGCGTAATTTATAAAAGTGACCAAAAAAGCGTAAATGTTCGCCTGGAGAATAAAGGCAACAATCCGTTACTTGTTCAGAGTTGGTTAGACACTGGTAATGATAATGCCGAGCCAGGTTCTATTTCTGTGCCATTTACCGCTACTCCGCCGGTATCACGGATTGATGCAAAACGTGGGCAAACCATCAAACTGATGTATACCGCCAGCACCGTTTTGCCAAAAGACAGAGAAAGTGTGTTCTGGTTTAACGTACTTGAAGTACCGCCAAAACCTGATGCCACCAAAGTAGCTAATCAAAGCCTGCTCCAGTTAGCATTTCGTACCCGGATCAAACTTTTTTATCGCCCGGAAGGTTTAAACGGGAATCCCTCTGAGGCTCCTCTTGCCCTTAAATGGTCATGGGCAACCGCAGGAAGCCAAACAGCATTACGCGTTTCTAACCCTACGCCTTACCACGTCTCTTTTAGCAGTGGTGATTTAGAAGCCAACGGCAAACGCTATCCACTTGATGTGAAGATGATTGCGCCATTTAGTAACGACGTCATCAAGGTGAACGGTATGAGCGGAAAATCAAACTCTGCAAAAGTTCATTACTACGCCATTAACGATTTCGGTGGCGCAATTGAAGGCGAAGCCAGGCTGTAA